The Deltaproteobacteria bacterium genome window below encodes:
- the acpS gene encoding holo-ACP synthase, producing MVDIARIQALLERYGERFLRRVYTEAETAYAMKGANKAERLAGRFAVKEAVMKALGTGKSQGILWRDVETLRGRFGKPEAHLHGQAVRWAKMRGGGTMHVSITHDGGKAVAFVILEKAGGE from the coding sequence ATCGTCGACATCGCGCGGATCCAGGCGTTGCTGGAGCGGTACGGCGAACGGTTCCTGCGCCGCGTCTACACCGAGGCGGAAACGGCCTACGCGATGAAAGGCGCGAACAAGGCGGAGCGGCTGGCGGGGCGCTTCGCGGTGAAGGAAGCGGTGATGAAGGCCCTCGGTACCGGGAAGTCGCAGGGGATCCTGTGGCGGGACGTCGAGACGTTGCGCGGGCGTTTCGGAAAGCCCGAGGCCCATCTGCACGGGCAGGCGGTAAGATGGGCGAAGATGCGGGGCGGCGGCACGATGCACGTGTCGATCACCCATGACGGAGGGAAGGCGGTGGCGTTCGTGATCCTCGAAAAGGCGGGTGGGGAATAG